ACAGAGCCATCaaactgcctcagtttcccccgtAGACACCCAATAGGACTGTtgacttgcctcagtttccccgtggCCACCCCAGCCAGCTGACCTCAGCCCTTGGTTCGCGACAGCTCgagcccagcccctggcaaccctgGGCCGATCCAGAACCTTCTCcacccccccgccctcccccatcccacctgGCTTTGGCGGCGGAGGCGGCCGTTCTCGGGGGGGCGCTGGCTCCAGTCCTCCCACAGCTCGTGCACCTtcccgggccgggccggggcggcgggGGTGGCCCCGCACTGCACGCAGTCGATCTGCGGGGTGGCGGGCGGGGGTCGTCAGAGCGGGAGGGTTTGGGGGCGGGGTCCGCTGTGCGAGCTTCTGCGCCTCCTGGCCCGGCCGGGTCGCCCGCCCGCTGTGTCCTCTGTCCTCAGAGTCACCGCCCGCCCTTCGCCCACGCTGGGGCCTCCGCCAGGTGCGCTGTTCCCTCCACCCATCCTCCAGGGCGAGCCTGGTGGGGACATcaccccctccaggaagccttccctccccttccGGCTGGGCAGGTCCCTCCTCTGGGTCCCGCCACACCTGGCGCGTCCCCCGTCACAACCCTGATCCCCCTACTGGGCTGTGAGTGTCCCGAGGGGGCCACTGTGCCCTCAGCGCCAGGACAGGGCAGGTATCAGACGATGAACAGAAATAAGCCATCGTCCATCACCCcctggaatattacgcagccatgaaaaggaaggaaactgacaCCTGCTCCCACGTGGACGGACCTGGAGGACGTGACGCTCAGTGAcgtgagccagacacagaaggacacactgtgtggtccactcacaggaggtccccagaggagccacagccacagagacagaaagcggatggggggccaggggctgggggaggggcgggagtcagtgtttcctggggacagagctgcagtttggggagatggaaagttctggagacggatggagCGGATGGTGGCACAACCATGTGGATGTGCTTCATGCCGCTGAGCTGTGCGCTTAAAGTGGTTACAATGGTAAACTGCGTGTCGTGTGTTCACCTTGCACACAAACAGCGGGTGTTAGCACAGCGTTGGTGTGAGATCCTCGTACAGCGTTGTGTGGAAAGCATGCGGCATAGTGCCGGGCGCTCAGTTGAGTCATCGAAcgagcatttattgagctcttgcTGTGTGCTAGGTGACAGGAGTAGAGCGGTGAACGGGCCAGCCAtgcagtaagcactcaataaatgtctgttcaatGATGGAGCAGgtaggtccctgccctcatggagccaTCAGTCTGGCGGGACGCGATCAACGAGTAAGTGAAGAAGCAGATCACGTGCATTCTAGGAGCAAGAGGcaccaagaaggaaaataaagtgtgccaggcagagggcacagcgtgtgcaaaggccctggggcaggatcatgcctggcatgttggaggaGCAGCGAGGAGgcccgtgtggctggagcagagggaggagggggacagagggaggagggagggcagggaggggacggggcaggTCGTGCGGGGCCTGGTGGGCTGGGGGGAGGACTCGGCTTCTCCCCGagggaggggagcctggagggCTGCGGGTGGAGGAGGCGGTCCTGACTCGGGGCTCCCGGGCGCCCTCTGGCGGGGGTTGCGGGGAGCACAGGCTGCAGGGTCCAGGGAGGAGCCGGGCAGCAGGTCCCCAGCCCGCGCTCTCACCAGCTCCAGAGTCTCCTGCAGCTGGGCCAGCGTGTCCTGGGTGTGGTGCTTccgctgcctcagtttccccagagagTGCTCATAGGCCAGCTGGCGGAGCCGTGCCGACAGGGAGCCCAGGCGCACGAAATAGCCCTGGTGTCTTCTCTGCTCTTCCACCGAGCCCACTTCAGGGCCCTCGGCCTCGGCCGCCAGCGCCGCTGGAGGGTGGGACCCGGGAGCCGGGGGTCAGTGTGGCCACGCCCTCCTCGTCGGCGCCCCCTCCCTCCGGGTCACCCAGCCTCCCCCAGATTCAGTTTCCCTTTAGACGGACCGGCTCAGTTAAGCTTCCCCAAACCCTACTGTCATCAGCCCGTTTTACTGatggggtaaactgaggcagggagtggcataggcacacagtaggtgctccataaatgcctCGCAGCCCCCCCGCCAAGGAGGGAACACGCTGACATGTTCAGCTCGCGCCATAAGGCGGGGCCGGGAAGTCAGACTGTGTCAGGTCAGCAGATAAGACGCGAAACGTTGGAGAACGTGGGGTATCGGGGAAGATGGGGCAGAATCTGATTGTCACACGCGTGCGACAAATTCAAGCATCTCGTAGGATGCGGGCCGGGGGGCCTCGGAAGCAGACCGGAGCTCTGTGTGTCCCACAGGtctgctgtgtggctttgggcggGTCCCCGCCCTCTCTGGTCTGTACCCTCCGGGCATGGGGACGGGGCGGGAGGAtccggggtggggaggggaggacactGGCCTCACCCAGCTCGTCCTCGGTCATGGGCAGGAAGTGGGCCACCAGCTCCTCCGACTTGCCCAGCACGACATCCACCGCGTGGCTCACTGAGCGCTTCAGCTCCACACTCCAGCGGCGGCCCTGCCGGGCCAGGCCCGCCACGCCCGTCACGCCGCTGGCCACCGCGTCCTTGGCCGAGGTCAACACCTGGTGGGAGGGCCGTGGGTCTCTGGGGCTGAGGGTCAAGGACCCGTCGTGGCCCCTTgctggctctgtgcctcagtttctcctctcagGTAAAACGGAGGGAAATCAAACCTCGCCCGCCCCTGGGGGCGCATCGTGAGCACTCAACAGTGTGGGAGCCGATGCTTTCAACCCGACTGGCGGCTTTTGAGGGCGGGTCGGGGACCAGGGACCtcttccctcccactccacccccGCAGGTCCCCGCGGGCCGGTCGTGCCGGGTACCGTCTCCGACGGCTCATGGAGAAAAGGCAGCTTTTCCTCCAGTTTGTCGAGGCCCCTGCAGGCGAGGTCATTCACGGTGgccactggagagagagagagaggccagggctgAGAGTCGGGGGGACGTCGAGGGAAGAAGGGACACATCGAGGGTCATAGAGGGAGGGGGtgctggagggagaggcagagaaaaaggAGGGGGGCAGAGAGACAGGGAAAGGGACAGAGTAACAGACAGCGAGGACGGCTTGGGGCCACAAGGGGGACCTGGCTGGCCcccggggaggggctggggacccTGAGAGCGAGCGCgtgggccaccaggctgggcccctcCTCGCCTCCGCCCTGCCACCGGCTGCCGCCAGCACCAAGGTGACTCCTCACCCACGCCCGGCTCAGATGGCTGGGCGAGCAGGCTCAAGGTCACCCCAGCCGGCCGAGAAGGTGTGGGGGCACCCCGGGGACCCCCTTCCTCGGTTGGACGTGAGGTCCCCGCACCAGGTTGGACCCCTGAGCTGGTCACGGGCTCGGGGCAGACGGCGGTGGCGGGCAGGCTGGACAGTGAAGGGACCACGGTGCACCAGGGCATCCAACAGAGAGGGGGCGCAGGTGGCACAGGCAGGCCTGAGCGAGGCTGACACCCCGGTGGCCGGGGGACAGGCGGCCCCAAGGCACGCGCGGACTCGGCGAGACCGAGGAGGGACACCCAGTGCGGGCGGGGTGCACCCCCGGGGCGCGTCCCCCCCGGCCGGTGGCCGAGGGGCGGACTCACGCTGGGGCTGCAGGTGGCTGAGCAGCGGCTGCGCGCGGTCCAGGGCGCGGGCGGTCAGGCCGCACACACAGCGCTCGGCCAGGCGGCACGCGGAGCCCAGCAGCGGGTGGCTGTCCTTGGCGGCCCCGTAGGCATCGGAGACGGCGGCGCACGTGGCCCTGACCAGCGGCAGGGCCGCCACGCGCTGCACCGCGCTCTGCGGGAAGGGGCGGCGTCAGAGGGGGGGCCCCCccctggggagaggtggggggcTCGGCCACACCTCCGCCCGCTTCCCCGCCCGCCCTGGGTGTTGCCTCGGTCTCCCCATTGGTGCCGTGGGTGCTAGGGCTGTGATGGGGGCTCTGGGGCCCTGTCTGATGCGGAGTATCTGCTGTGACTGCTGCTATTATTACTGCCGTCGTTGTTGTTGAAGGGCGCCATGATGGTGGACACAGGCCCAGACGTGGGACAGGGGCGTTGGGCAGAGGCCAGGTAAACCGCTGGTGCTCGGAGAgacccccccccaaccccgcccGGGCCTCGCTGTGCCCCTCGGGGAAATGGGTGGGAGGCGCCACCCCATCCTGGGCCAGTGTCCTTCAAGAAGGTGCTGGAAGCAAGGATggaggtcgggggtgcccggtcTGAAAGCATCCCAGGagggcctctccccacccctccggGTGCCCCTGCTCCATGGTGGGGGCAGCCCCTCACCTGCTGGTCCTGCTCCCACACGCTGGGTCTGGGGGCCTCGGCCGCCTCGTCTTCTGACATGCCTGCTGCAAAAGGGGGGTCACCGTAGGGGGCAGGGCAGAGCGAGGGAGGGGGCCCTGCACGCGGCCCTCCCAGCTCCCACCCAGGCCTTGGGTTCTCTCCGCGTGGGCTCTGTGACCCAGGCAAGGCTCTTTTCCTCGTGcggcctcagttgcctcatccgCAAAATGGGGTAATAATAAGACCGACCTCAGAGCGTCATGAGGGGCCCGGACAATGCGTGCACGGGgctctgcacacagtaggtgcacacCAGAGAGCGTCTGGCCGGGGGGGCGCTGTAGTGACTCAAAgcctgggctctggggagagaaaggcctgggttcgaatcctaccgtgacctgctgtgtgactttaggcaagtgccttcacctctctggactgttttctcttctgcaaagTGCGGGAGGTCCCAGCCGCCCGTCCCCCAGACAGAACTGCACAAGCAGCCCCTGCAGGGGTGCAGGTGGCAGCTGCGGAATCCCAATACACCCACAGTCCGTTTGACaggcggggaaactgaggcacgcaGCGGGTTCAGGCTGGGCCCAAGGTCACTCCGCTAAGCAGGGTCAGAGCGGGGAGTTCGACCTCAGACTCCCCGGCTGCAGTGCTAACCCTGTCCCCACCCCGCGCGCCCTCAGAACCCTGATCCCCGACCAACTGGGTCCTGAGCCTCCGCCAACTGGGCCAAGGGTCTCGGCCACCTGCTCCGGCCCGgcaccccctctcctccccacgcCCCTGGACCCTGTCCCCCGACCCGATCGGGGGGCCCCCGGGCCTGCGTGTGGCACTCACCCGGGCGCGCGCGGCCTCAGCGCCCAAGTGTCCCCGCGGACCCCAGATTCCCACTCGCgtccccgccccgcgccggctCCCCTGCCTTATAGCGGCTCGGGGGGCGGGGCCTCCGGGGGCTGGCCAATGGGGAGAGGCCTGCGGGGGGCGTGTCTCTGGGGGCGTGGCTCCaggctcctccccctccccgggGCTCTCGGGGCGCTCAGCGGTTGCCACGGCAACCCGGGGACGCCGGATGCTCTAGGATTGCGCTACTTTCGCTGGCCGGGTTTGGCCCCCTGTCACCCTCGCTGCTGTCACCGCGGCGACAGGGGAGGGCACCCACAGCCCCCACCGCCTGGCCaagtgaccttgggccagtcctcaaggtctttctttttactttttttcaagtTGCCCTTTAACGAAGCCAGGAGCCAGGCTGGCCCATTCCCTGGAACCCCCGTTTTGCAGAGAagcaaaccgaggctcagaaagcTTTAAACCGCCACCTCCAGGGCCCCCAGCGATGGAGGGTTCCGGTTCAAACCCGGCTCTGCCGGGCTCCAGACACCCCTGGCTTTCGTCTCCGTGCCTGCAATGACCACGGACGTGGGCACGACCCTCCTTCCAGGGAGCTGGAGAGAACGAGCATGGCCCCAACCAACCCCCCCAGGGGCCCCCAAATCTGACCCCGGCCCCCAGCATGCCCAACACTGTGTCGGCAGGTGACGACTCAGGCCCTTCGGCCTCTGAGCATCTGTCCAACCCCGTCCAGCCTGCCCACGCTTGCCCTGGGTGACTGTCCCCTGGGTTGTCACCAGCCAGCATGACAAATTGTTTGGAGACCTGAAGCAATCCGGTTTAATTTCAACCTTCCTCGGGACGAGCGCTGGCAGGAATCCACCCGTAAAATGACACCCGGGCCACGGTCAGGATTTTCTTTCCAGTTAAGCCccgggaagggggagggggcggagcaGCTGCAGGCCATCAGATGACCCCGTGGAagctcctgtccccaccccaggctctgggtcacacttctccttccctccttcatcCCGGAGACCCGGGACGGCGACTTGGGAGGTGATGCAAGGAACACAGTGAACGCCAGTCCGTCCCGTTCCATTCAGCGGCTGTTTATTAACCCCTCGGGTGTCACCCTGAATGGGTGACGCTGGGTGACAGACAGGGGCCTCAGTGCCAGGCGCCGGACTCAGAGAGCCCTGCAAACTGGGGGAGGCGGAGCCGGGGAGAGACAACACTTGTGCGTGGGCCAAGGCTGGATCCGAGGGAGCCCCGAGCCCAGGAGCTCTGGGAGACGGAGGAAGGACTTTCTGGAAGAGGGACAACTCGAGCGATGACAAGGAGGCCGGCCGGAGAGCCCGTGGGAAACATGGGCAAAATGGGTCCCAGCAACAGTGGCAAGGCCTGACCCTTAGAAGGTGTGGGCTGCGGTGTCCTGCCAGGCCCCGTCCCCTcgcctccagccccaggcctcaACGGGACTCGGCCACCTCCAGGAGCGTCTGGCCCTTGAAGGCTTCCGGGCCAGCACAGCGCGTGTCATTCTGGAAGAACATCTTCTCTTTGTTGTCCACGAGCCACCGAAAGAGGTCGTGCAGGTGCCCGTCACAGACCCAGGGGTTGCGGGAGAGGTCGAAGCCGTACTGTAGGTTCTGGGTGGGCCgccccaggctggcccagagCCCCTTGGGCACGCTGGTCAGAGAGTTGTTAGACAGGTCCAGCATGTCCAGCCGCCGCAGGCCCCGGAAGGCGTCGGGGGCCACCTTGGCCAGCTTGTTGTCACTCAGGAAGAGGTATCGTAGGTCCGCCTGGGGCGCCAGGAGGTCCTCTGCAAGAGCGCGCAGTCTGTTCCCCTCCAGGTGCAGCCGTTCCAAGCACAGGGGCCCCCTCAGGAAGCCGGAGGGCAGAGCCTCCAGCTGGTTGTCACTAAGGTCAAGGACACGCAGGTTGGGGACGTTGGCCAGCAGCCCGGCGGGCAGCGTCCGGAGCTGGTTGCCGGACAGGTCCAGGTGCCGCAGGGCCGTGAGGCCGTGCAGCCCCGAGGCGTCCAGGGCCCGCAGCTGGTTCTCCTTCAGCACCAGGGTGTGCAGGGCGGCGGAGGCCCGGAAGAGCCCGGGCGGCAGGCGGCTCAGGGCGTTTCGGGTGAGGTCCAGCACCTTCAGCCCGGGCACCGGCTGCAGCAGCTCGGCCGACAGGTTGTGCAGCCGGTTGCTGGAGAGGTGCAGCTCCTGGAGCCTTGGGGCGCCCCGGAGGAGGCCGGCGGGCAGCCGGGTGAAGTTGAAGAACTCCACGGCCAGGTGGATGGTGTCAGCCGGGAGGCGGCGGGGGACTTCGGCGGGCGGCTTGCAGGCGATGGAGGTCCCGTTGACCGACTGGAACACCAGGCAGGCGGTGGGGTCTGGTGGGACCCCCTGGGCCGAGGCCACGGAGAGCAGCAGCAGGAACATGGTTCTAGAAAGATGGGGGTTCAGGCCCCCTGGGCTGCCGGCAACGACAGAAGGGGCTCAACAAGTCAAAACGAAGATATCCCCAGATGGGTGGAAATACCCCAAATGCGCCTCCCTCTTTCCGTCTCTGCTTCCATCACCCTGGACCATGCCGCCTCGTTGCTCACCTGGACCACCGTCCAGGTG
The Equus caballus isolate H_3958 breed thoroughbred chromosome 7, TB-T2T, whole genome shotgun sequence genome window above contains:
- the PLIN5 gene encoding perilipin-5; this encodes MSEDEAAEAPRPSVWEQDQQSAVQRVAALPLVRATCAAVSDAYGAAKDSHPLLGSACRLAERCVCGLTARALDRAQPLLSHLQPQLATVNDLACRGLDKLEEKLPFLHEPSETVLTSAKDAVASGVTGVAGLARQGRRWSVELKRSVSHAVDVVLGKSEELVAHFLPMTEDELAALAAEAEGPEVGSVEEQRRHQGYFVRLGSLSARLRQLAYEHSLGKLRQRKHHTQDTLAQLQETLELIDCVQCGATPAAPARPGKVHELWEDWSQRPPENGRLRRQSQAELETLALSRSLMRELQGAVDALESSVRGLPAGAQERVAEVRRSAHALQAAFADARRFGDVPAAALAEGRGRVARAHACVDELLELALRAVPLPWLVGPFAPVLVERPAPPPDLEALVDEVVGGPDPRWAHLDWPAQQRAWRAQHGDLPGDLPGDIPEEEAEPRRPEHTLMPELDF
- the LRG1 gene encoding leucine-rich alpha-2-glycoprotein isoform X1, with protein sequence MGGKEATMSSWSRERNQSPGGLNPHLSRTMFLLLLSVASAQGVPPDPTACLVFQSVNGTSIACKPPAEVPRRLPADTIHLAVEFFNFTRLPAGLLRGAPRLQELHLSSNRLHNLSAELLQPVPGLKVLDLTRNALSRLPPGLFRASAALHTLVLKENQLRALDASGLHGLTALRHLDLSGNQLRTLPAGLLANVPNLRVLDLSDNQLEALPSGFLRGPLCLERLHLEGNRLRALAEDLLAPQADLRYLFLSDNKLAKVAPDAFRGLRRLDMLDLSNNSLTSVPKGLWASLGRPTQNLQYGFDLSRNPWVCDGHLHDLFRWLVDNKEKMFFQNDTRCAGPEAFKGQTLLEVAESR
- the LRG1 gene encoding leucine-rich alpha-2-glycoprotein isoform X2, which encodes MGGKEATMSSWSRERNQRTMFLLLLSVASAQGVPPDPTACLVFQSVNGTSIACKPPAEVPRRLPADTIHLAVEFFNFTRLPAGLLRGAPRLQELHLSSNRLHNLSAELLQPVPGLKVLDLTRNALSRLPPGLFRASAALHTLVLKENQLRALDASGLHGLTALRHLDLSGNQLRTLPAGLLANVPNLRVLDLSDNQLEALPSGFLRGPLCLERLHLEGNRLRALAEDLLAPQADLRYLFLSDNKLAKVAPDAFRGLRRLDMLDLSNNSLTSVPKGLWASLGRPTQNLQYGFDLSRNPWVCDGHLHDLFRWLVDNKEKMFFQNDTRCAGPEAFKGQTLLEVAESR